In Danaus plexippus chromosome 6, MEX_DaPlex, whole genome shotgun sequence, a single window of DNA contains:
- the LOC116778786 gene encoding odorant receptor 94a-like gives MRRTNGCARTDGFHSLYRALVLVLTIAYLLQEFVYAYQERNDMTKLSRVMFLLLCHITSIAKQIVFHYDADRIQEMIEGFDDPIYNGESASALSLLRSTTLVARRLERAYAGCAILTCTLWLVFPVLHRLSGNPVHFAFWTGIDTDPPAMFVAVLLYSYYVTTLVGIANTTMDAFIATILFQCKTQLTILRLDFQTLPQRALIECQKNDLTYESALIKLFVKCFLHYRRVTETAALLQDIFGTAILVQFGIGGWILCMAAYKLVSLNVLSIEFASMTLFILCILTELFLYCYYGNELTVESELIVRSVYSMRWVSSPLRFQRLLLLLMLRVRRTLRPAAGRVIPLSLDTFVKILKSSYTFYAVLRQTK, from the exons ATGCGTAGGACAAATGGTTGTGCGAGGACTGATGGGTTTCACTCCTTGTACCGTGCACTCGTCCTCGTTCTGACTATCGCCTACCTCCTTCAGGAGTTCGTGTATGCTTACCAGGAGAGAAATGACATGACAAAGTTATCACGCGTCATGTTCCTCTTACTTTGCCATATAACGTCCATCGCTAAGCAAATAGTTTTCCATTACGATGCTGACAGAATACAGGAAATGATTGAAGGTTTTGATG ATCCCATATATAATGGAGAGAGTGCTAGTGCCCTCTCGTTACTTCGAAGTACGACATTGGTGGCACGGCGTTTGGAGCGGGCGTATGCTGGCTGTGCTATACTGACGTGCACATTATGGCTTGTGTTCCCTGTGCTGCACCGATTGTCTGGTAATCCTGTGCACTTCGCTTTCTGGACCGGTATAGACACAGATCCACCAGCGAT GTTTGTAGCTGTTCTATTGTACTCGTACTACGTGACCACTTTAGTCGGAATTGCAAATACAACGATGGACGCATTCATTGCTACTATTTTATTCCAATGCAAAACACAATTGACCATTTTGAG ATTAGATTTTCAAACTCTTCCTCAACGCGCCCTAATTGAATGTCAAAAAAATGATCTCACTTATGAAAGCGCTTTAATTAAGCTGTTTGTGAAATGTTTTCTCCATTACAGACGAGTGACCGA AACGGCTGCGTTATTGCAAGACATCTTCGGAACAGCTATATTAGTACAATTTGGAATAGGAGGTTGGATTCTTTGCATGGCTGCCTACAAGCTCGTCAGT CTAAACGTGTTAAGCATTGAGTTCGCGTCCATGACACTCTTCATTCTCTGCATACTTACTGAATTATTTCTATACTGTTATTACGGGAACGAACTTACGGTTGAG AGCGAGCTCATAGTTCGCTCGGTGTACTCGATGCGGTGGGTGAGCTCTCCGCTGCGTTTCCAGCGGTTGCTGCTCCTCCTGATGCTGCGTGTCCGACGTACCCTGCGACCAGCGGCCGGCCGTGTCATACCACTCTCACTTGACACATTCGTTAAG ATTCTTAAATCTTCGTATACATTTTACGCTGTGCTCCGTCAGACGAAGTAA